One window from the genome of Pandoraea fibrosis encodes:
- a CDS encoding formate dehydrogenase beta subunit yields the protein MSESSKPTSPLATYRIYIPRDSAALALGADPLAAAVAKEASRRGVNVEIIRNGSRGLFWLEPLVEVATPAGRVGYSNMQASQVSALFDSGWPARAAQDAGQESSTATPDGSWEAAMPACVGLVDAIPYLARQQRLTFARVGVTDPLDPADYEAHGGLAGLRACLALDAESACQTVLDSGLRGRGGAAFPAGIKWRTVSRAESPRKYVVCNADEGDSGTFADRLIMESDPFVLIEGMLIAALAVGASEGIVYVRSEYPHAIATLEAAIEVARREGWLGTNVLGSGRACELRVAKAAGAYICGEETALLESLEGKRGVVRAKPPIPALAGLFGQPTLINNVITLASVPFIFAHGAAVYREYGMGRSQGTLPVQLAGNIRRGGLVELAFGVTLRTLLDDFGGGTASGRPAKAIQVGGPLGAYLPSAQWDVPMDYEAYAALGAVVGHGGVVVHDDTADLAALASYAMQFCAHESCGKCTPCRIGSTRGVEVIERIRRGDASVRQVQLLHDLCDTMVAGSLCAMGGMTPFPVRSALEHFPADFGLPDGAGCAEAA from the coding sequence ATGTCTGAGTCTTCCAAGCCAACTTCGCCTCTGGCCACCTATCGCATATACATCCCGCGTGATTCTGCTGCCCTCGCCTTGGGGGCTGACCCACTGGCGGCCGCTGTGGCAAAGGAAGCTTCCCGGCGCGGCGTGAACGTCGAGATTATCCGCAATGGTTCGCGCGGCTTGTTCTGGCTTGAGCCGCTTGTCGAAGTGGCGACACCGGCCGGGCGGGTTGGGTACAGCAACATGCAGGCGTCGCAAGTGTCCGCGCTGTTCGACAGCGGATGGCCGGCGCGCGCAGCGCAAGACGCCGGACAGGAATCGTCCACGGCAACCCCCGACGGCAGTTGGGAGGCGGCGATGCCGGCTTGTGTCGGGTTGGTGGATGCGATTCCGTATCTCGCGCGTCAACAGCGTTTGACGTTCGCACGGGTGGGCGTGACCGATCCCCTCGACCCGGCGGACTACGAGGCACATGGCGGTCTGGCAGGACTGCGCGCGTGCCTGGCGCTCGATGCCGAATCCGCCTGCCAGACCGTGCTCGACTCGGGATTGCGCGGTCGCGGCGGCGCGGCCTTTCCGGCGGGCATCAAGTGGCGCACCGTGAGCCGTGCCGAATCGCCGCGCAAGTACGTCGTATGCAATGCAGACGAAGGCGACTCGGGCACGTTTGCCGACCGGCTCATCATGGAGAGCGATCCGTTCGTGCTCATCGAGGGGATGCTCATTGCTGCGCTGGCGGTCGGGGCGAGCGAGGGCATCGTCTACGTGCGCAGCGAGTATCCGCACGCCATTGCAACGCTCGAAGCCGCCATCGAGGTGGCACGCCGGGAAGGCTGGCTAGGCACGAATGTGCTGGGTTCCGGGCGGGCGTGCGAGTTGCGCGTCGCCAAGGCCGCCGGGGCCTACATATGCGGCGAGGAAACCGCGCTGCTCGAAAGCCTCGAGGGCAAGCGTGGCGTGGTGCGGGCGAAGCCGCCGATTCCTGCGCTCGCCGGCCTTTTCGGACAACCGACACTCATCAACAACGTCATTACGCTGGCCAGCGTGCCGTTCATCTTTGCGCATGGCGCGGCGGTGTATCGCGAGTACGGCATGGGCCGCTCGCAGGGGACGCTGCCGGTGCAGCTTGCCGGCAACATTCGCCGCGGCGGGTTGGTGGAACTGGCGTTCGGCGTGACATTGCGCACGCTGCTCGACGACTTTGGCGGTGGCACGGCGAGTGGGCGTCCTGCCAAGGCGATTCAGGTCGGTGGCCCGCTGGGTGCCTATTTGCCGAGTGCACAGTGGGACGTGCCGATGGATTACGAAGCGTATGCCGCACTTGGGGCGGTCGTCGGCCATGGCGGCGTGGTCGTGCACGACGACACGGCGGATCTGGCGGCGCTGGCCAGTTACGCGATGCAGTTCTGCGCGCATGAGTCATGCGGAAAGTGCACGCCGTGCCGCATCGGGTCGACACGCGGCGTCGAAGTGATCGAACGTATCCGGCGGGGAGACGCGTCGGTGCGGCAAGTGCAACTGCTGCACGATCTTTGCGACACGATGGTGGCGGGGTCGCTATGCGCGATGGGCGGCATGACGCCGTTTCCGGTGCGCTCCGCGCTAGAACATTTTCCGGCGGATTTCGGTCTGCCCGATGGCGCCGGGTGCGCCGAAGCCGCCTGA
- a CDS encoding NAD(P)H-dependent oxidoreductase subunit E, whose product MVPTPHATLAPLLARHAGHAHELLPLLHALQDRDGYIDPAHVPAIASALNLSRAEVHGVITFYHHFRSAPPPPMVVQVCRAEACQSRGGEALVAHIEACTGASVDGAPCHGVGVESVYCLGQCALSPAVTINGELHARVSPSRFDALLASAAVREEDAHV is encoded by the coding sequence ATGGTGCCCACACCTCACGCGACGCTCGCGCCCTTGCTGGCTCGCCACGCCGGCCATGCGCACGAGTTGTTGCCGCTGCTGCATGCGCTGCAAGACCGCGACGGTTACATCGACCCGGCCCATGTGCCTGCGATTGCGAGCGCGCTCAATCTTTCCCGTGCCGAAGTTCACGGCGTGATCACGTTTTATCACCACTTCCGCAGTGCGCCGCCGCCACCCATGGTGGTGCAGGTTTGCCGCGCGGAAGCGTGTCAAAGCCGCGGAGGAGAAGCGCTCGTCGCCCACATCGAGGCGTGTACGGGCGCGTCTGTCGACGGGGCACCATGCCATGGTGTTGGCGTCGAGTCGGTGTATTGCCTGGGACAATGCGCGTTGTCACCCGCGGTGACGATCAACGGCGAACTGCATGCCCGTGTGAGTCCGTCGCGGTTCGATGCCTTGCTGGCATCGGCCGCGGTGCGCGAGGAGGACGCTCATGTCTGA